From the genome of Streptomyces sp. NBC_01317, one region includes:
- a CDS encoding glycoside hydrolase family 15 protein, protein MTPRIEDYALIGDLQTAALVGRNGSIDWLCLPRFDSAACFAALLGDEDNGHWRIAPKDAGDSTRRSYVGDTLVLESVWETRTGSVKVTDFMPQRDTAPDIVRIVEGLSGSVEMRSTLRLRFDYGSVVPWMRRSDGHRVAVAGPDSVWLRSEPHVKTWGQHFTTFSSFTVGAGEQVAFVLTWHPSHKERPERIDPYEALEQSLEDWREWSARCRYDGPHRDAVMRSLITLKALIYAPTGGIIAAPTTSLPEEIGGVRNWDYRYCWLRDSTLVLGALLSAGYLDEAAAWRDWLLRAVAGDPADLQIMYGVGGERRLPETELSWLRGYEGSSPVRTGNEAVEQLQLDVYGEVMDSLHLARASGLPATSHAWKLQLSLLGFLESRWREPDEGLWEVRGPRRHFVHSKVMAWVAADRAVRTLEDDPSLPGDVARWRAMRDEVHDEVCAKGYDPVRNTFTQSYGSAELDAAALLIPQVGFLPADDPRVVGTVDAVREELMQGGFVRRYSTEGPLVDGLPGGEGTFLVCSFWLADALRMTGRHDEAEELFARLLELRNDVGLLSEEYDPVAGRQLGNFPQAFSHIGLVGTAVLLAKDGTAR, encoded by the coding sequence GTGACTCCACGCATCGAGGACTACGCGCTCATCGGCGATCTCCAGACCGCCGCCCTGGTCGGCAGGAACGGCTCCATCGACTGGCTGTGCCTTCCTCGCTTCGACTCGGCGGCCTGCTTCGCGGCGCTGCTCGGCGACGAGGACAACGGCCACTGGCGGATCGCCCCCAAGGACGCCGGTGACAGCACCCGGCGTTCGTACGTGGGCGACACGCTCGTCCTGGAGTCCGTCTGGGAGACGCGTACCGGCTCGGTGAAGGTCACCGACTTCATGCCGCAGCGCGACACCGCACCCGACATCGTGCGGATCGTGGAGGGCCTCAGCGGCTCGGTGGAGATGCGGTCCACCCTGCGGCTGCGCTTCGACTACGGCTCGGTCGTGCCCTGGATGCGGCGCTCGGACGGCCACCGGGTCGCCGTCGCGGGGCCGGACTCCGTGTGGCTGCGCAGCGAGCCGCACGTCAAGACGTGGGGCCAGCACTTCACCACCTTCTCGTCGTTCACCGTCGGCGCCGGCGAGCAGGTGGCGTTCGTCCTCACCTGGCATCCCTCCCACAAGGAGCGCCCCGAGCGGATCGATCCGTACGAGGCGCTGGAACAGAGCCTGGAGGACTGGCGCGAGTGGTCCGCGCGCTGCCGGTACGACGGGCCGCACCGGGACGCCGTCATGCGCTCACTGATCACCCTCAAGGCGCTCATCTACGCCCCGACGGGCGGGATCATCGCCGCGCCCACCACCTCGCTGCCCGAGGAGATCGGCGGGGTACGGAACTGGGACTACCGCTACTGCTGGCTGCGCGACTCGACGCTGGTGCTGGGCGCCCTGCTGTCGGCCGGCTACCTGGACGAGGCGGCGGCCTGGCGCGACTGGCTGCTGCGCGCGGTCGCCGGCGATCCGGCGGACCTCCAGATCATGTACGGGGTCGGGGGCGAGCGCCGGCTGCCGGAGACCGAACTGTCCTGGCTGCGGGGGTACGAGGGGTCCTCCCCCGTCCGTACCGGCAACGAGGCCGTCGAGCAGCTCCAGCTCGACGTGTACGGCGAGGTCATGGACTCCCTGCACCTGGCGCGCGCCTCGGGTCTGCCCGCGACCTCGCACGCGTGGAAGCTCCAGCTCAGCCTGCTCGGGTTCCTGGAGTCGCGGTGGCGCGAACCGGACGAGGGGCTGTGGGAGGTGCGCGGCCCCCGCAGGCACTTCGTGCACTCGAAGGTGATGGCCTGGGTGGCCGCCGACCGTGCCGTACGGACCCTGGAGGACGACCCGTCGCTGCCCGGGGACGTGGCGCGGTGGCGGGCGATGCGGGACGAGGTGCACGACGAGGTCTGCGCGAAGGGGTACGACCCGGTACGGAACACCTTCACGCAGTCGTACGGCTCCGCGGAGCTGGACGCGGCGGCGCTGCTGATCCCGCAGGTCGGCTTCCTGCCGGCGGACGATCCCCGGGTCGTGGGCACGGTCGACGCGGTCAGGGAGGAGCTGATGCAGGGCGGGTTCGTCCGGCGCTACAGCACCGAGGGCCCGCTGGTGGACGGACTGCCGGGCGGCGAGGGCACGTTCCTCGTCTGCTCGTTCTGGCTGGCCGACGCGCTGCGGATGACCGGGCGCCACGACGAGGCGGAGGAGTTGTTCGCCCGGCTGCTGGAGCTGCGCAACGACGTGGGGCTGCTGTCGGAGGAGTACGACCCGGTGGCGGGGCGCCAACTGGGCAACTTCCCGCAGGCGTTCAGTCACATCGGGCTGGTGGGGACCGCCGTGCTGCTGGCCAAGGACGGCACGGCGCGATAG
- a CDS encoding SURF1 family cytochrome oxidase biogenesis protein: MYRFLFTRQWVILALLSLALIPTMIELGFWQLHRHEHKVAQNTLISDNLKAKPVPVTELTSPGHTVPYSDYWRRVTATGRFDTAHEVVVRRRTSSDEQVGYHVLIPLVLDDGRALIVNRGWIPSGDDQRAFPKIPAPPSGEVTITGRLKADETTKGSGIRDLRDLPPRQVMLINSEEQAAYLDRTVLGGYVELTSPVPAGRSPQQIPDPDDGSIGPHMAYAVQWWLFAAGVPVGFVVLVRREKRDRAAAADADSGSDAEQQGAPEPSPASV, encoded by the coding sequence GTGTACCGCTTCCTGTTCACCCGGCAGTGGGTGATTCTCGCCCTGCTCTCGCTCGCCCTCATCCCGACGATGATCGAGCTGGGTTTCTGGCAGCTTCACCGGCACGAGCACAAGGTCGCCCAGAACACGCTGATCTCGGACAACCTCAAGGCGAAGCCCGTCCCGGTCACCGAGCTGACCTCCCCCGGGCACACCGTCCCGTACTCCGACTACTGGCGCCGGGTCACCGCCACGGGCCGCTTCGACACCGCCCACGAGGTGGTCGTCCGCCGCCGTACGTCCAGTGACGAACAGGTCGGCTACCACGTCCTGATCCCGCTCGTCCTCGACGACGGCCGCGCGCTGATCGTCAACCGGGGCTGGATCCCGTCCGGCGACGACCAGCGGGCCTTCCCGAAGATCCCGGCCCCGCCCTCGGGCGAGGTCACGATCACGGGCCGGCTCAAGGCCGACGAGACGACGAAGGGCAGCGGCATCCGCGACCTGCGGGACCTGCCGCCCCGCCAGGTCATGCTGATCAACAGCGAGGAACAGGCCGCGTACCTGGACCGCACGGTCCTCGGCGGTTACGTCGAGCTGACCTCACCGGTCCCGGCCGGCCGCTCCCCCCAGCAGATCCCGGACCCCGACGACGGCTCGATCGGCCCGCACATGGCGTACGCGGTCCAGTGGTGGCTGTTCGCCGCCGGGGTGCCGGTCGGCTTCGTGGTACTCGTACGCCGGGAGAAGCGCGACCGCGCGGCGGCGGCCGACGCGGACTCCGGGTCGGACGCGGAACAGCAGGGCGCCCCCGAGCCGTCCCCGGCGTCCGTCTGA
- a CDS encoding DEDDh family exonuclease yields MTMLDDQTTATMWPAAYPQGYAVVDVETTGLARDDRIVSAAVYRLDVRGEVEDHWYTLVNPERDPGPVWIHGLTSDVLESAPLFPDIAAEFAERLEGRVLVAHNAIFDWSMIAREYARAGGAAPTRQRLCTIALSKELALPLPNHKLESLAAHFGVVQQRAHHALDDARVLAEAFRPSLHAAARDGVRLPLLECLPLTEWSDTPARPRIGHQSSYRPAGQSTWRPSRKRPSCPYPNPGRYETGKSLVQGMRVAFSGDTSVDRELLEDRAVEAGLHVATSVSRLTSLLVTNDPESSTSKTVKAVSYGTPVIDEAAFTQLLRDVTPAGGDAPASTER; encoded by the coding sequence GTGACCATGCTCGACGACCAGACGACAGCGACGATGTGGCCGGCCGCCTACCCGCAGGGGTACGCGGTCGTCGACGTGGAGACCACCGGCCTCGCCCGCGACGACCGGATAGTGTCCGCCGCCGTCTACCGCCTGGACGTCCGGGGCGAGGTCGAGGACCACTGGTACACACTCGTCAACCCGGAGCGCGATCCGGGACCCGTCTGGATCCATGGACTGACGAGCGACGTCCTGGAGAGCGCCCCGCTCTTCCCGGACATCGCCGCCGAGTTCGCCGAGCGCCTGGAGGGCCGGGTGCTGGTGGCGCACAACGCGATCTTCGACTGGTCGATGATCGCCCGGGAGTACGCCCGCGCGGGCGGCGCGGCGCCCACCCGCCAGCGGCTGTGCACGATCGCGCTGTCCAAGGAACTGGCCCTGCCCCTGCCCAACCACAAACTGGAGTCGCTGGCCGCGCACTTCGGCGTGGTGCAGCAGCGCGCGCACCACGCGCTGGACGACGCGCGGGTGCTGGCCGAGGCGTTCCGGCCGAGTCTGCACGCGGCGGCGCGGGACGGCGTACGGCTGCCGCTCCTCGAATGCCTGCCGCTCACGGAGTGGTCGGACACACCCGCGCGCCCCCGGATCGGCCACCAGTCGTCGTACCGTCCGGCGGGCCAGTCGACCTGGCGGCCCTCGCGGAAGCGCCCGTCCTGCCCGTATCCGAACCCGGGGCGTTACGAGACGGGCAAGTCGCTCGTGCAGGGGATGCGCGTGGCGTTCTCGGGCGACACGTCCGTGGACCGTGAACTGCTGGAGGACCGGGCGGTGGAGGCGGGGCTGCACGTCGCGACGAGTGTGTCCCGGCTGACCAGCCTGCTGGTGACCAACGACCCGGAGTCCTCGACGTCCAAGACCGTCAAGGCGGTGTCGTACGGCACACCGGTCATCGACGAGGCCGCCTTCACCCAGCTGCTGCGGGACGTCACGCCCGCCGGTGGTGACGCCCCCGCTTCCACGGAGAGGTGA
- a CDS encoding VIT1/CCC1 transporter family protein — protein MTDSTTAHAEPHGDALGTRLNWLRAAVLGANDGIVSTAGLVVGVAGATDARGTLLTAGLAGLLAGSMSMATGEYVSVSTQRDSERAALAVERRELREQPEAELEELTGLLAERGLSAEVAREAAEQLTARDALRAHASEELGINPDALTNPWHAAGASFLSFTAGALLPLLVIVLLPTAFRVPVTVLAVLVALALTGWGSAKLGAAPRTRAVLRNMGGGAVAMGVTYGAGALLGAAGV, from the coding sequence ATGACCGACTCCACCACCGCCCACGCCGAGCCCCACGGCGACGCCCTCGGCACCCGCCTCAACTGGCTGCGCGCGGCCGTCCTCGGCGCCAACGACGGGATCGTCTCGACCGCGGGCCTGGTGGTCGGCGTGGCCGGCGCCACCGACGCCAGGGGCACGCTGCTGACGGCGGGTCTGGCGGGCCTGTTGGCCGGGTCGATGTCGATGGCGACGGGGGAGTACGTGTCGGTCTCCACCCAGCGCGACTCGGAGCGGGCCGCGCTGGCCGTGGAACGCCGCGAGCTGCGGGAGCAGCCGGAGGCCGAACTCGAAGAGCTGACCGGGCTGTTGGCGGAGCGCGGCCTGTCGGCGGAGGTGGCGCGCGAGGCGGCGGAGCAGCTGACGGCGCGTGACGCGCTGCGCGCCCACGCGAGCGAGGAGCTGGGCATCAACCCCGACGCCCTGACCAACCCGTGGCACGCGGCGGGGGCGAGCTTCCTGTCGTTCACGGCGGGCGCCCTGCTGCCGCTCCTCGTGATCGTCCTGCTCCCGACGGCGTTCCGGGTGCCGGTCACGGTCCTGGCGGTCCTGGTGGCCCTCGCCCTGACGGGCTGGGGCAGCGCGAAGCTGGGCGCGGCCCCGAGGACACGCGCGGTGCTGCGGAACATGGGCGGGGGAGCGGTGGCCATGGGGGTGACGTACGGCGCGGGCGCGCTGCTCGGGGCGGCGGGCGTGTGA